The following are encoded in a window of Solidesulfovibrio magneticus RS-1 genomic DNA:
- the thrC gene encoding threonine synthase — MITTSDFPKYRGKMEYVCLGCQARFDIRELYYTCPHCGGVFLLEDTTFDSLLEYPASYWQGLFDKRASSRSTALRGVLRFYELMAPVMEEQDIVYLGEGHTPIVAANAALAELVGVPFAYKNDGQNPSASFKDRGMACAFSYLKHLVRVNGWDSVLTVCASTGDTSAAAALYAAYVGGPIKSVVILPKGKVTPQQLAQPLGSGATVIEVPGVFDDCMKVVEHLADNYRVALLNSKNAWRILGQESYAFEVAQWYGWDTYRKCVFVPIGNAGNVTAIMGGFLKLKKLGIIRSLPRIFGVQSHHADPVFQYYDEADPAKREFRAVPVTPSAAQAAMIGNPVSFPRVAHFAKEYEKIGGPGSFQVVQVTEQAIVEGMLLANRHGHISCTQGGECLAGLQKAKELGLIEASEEAILDATAHHLKFIGFQEMYFEDSFPAAYGVKADPKYVNRPRSIMTDADKAALTPEDYTAKAASAIVESLGLARK; from the coding sequence ATGATCACGACGAGCGATTTTCCCAAATACCGGGGCAAGATGGAGTACGTCTGCCTGGGCTGCCAGGCCCGGTTCGACATCCGCGAACTCTACTACACCTGCCCCCATTGCGGCGGCGTGTTCCTGCTCGAAGACACCACCTTCGACAGCCTCCTCGAATACCCGGCCAGCTACTGGCAGGGGCTTTTCGACAAGCGCGCCTCGTCGCGTTCCACGGCCCTGCGCGGCGTGCTGCGGTTCTACGAACTCATGGCCCCGGTCATGGAGGAACAGGACATCGTCTACCTGGGCGAGGGCCACACGCCCATCGTTGCCGCCAACGCCGCCCTGGCCGAGCTGGTCGGCGTGCCGTTCGCCTATAAAAACGACGGCCAAAACCCCAGCGCCTCCTTCAAGGACCGGGGCATGGCCTGCGCGTTCAGCTATTTGAAACATCTGGTGCGGGTCAATGGCTGGGATTCGGTGCTGACCGTGTGCGCCTCCACCGGCGACACCTCGGCCGCCGCCGCGCTCTACGCCGCCTATGTCGGCGGCCCCATCAAGTCCGTGGTCATCCTGCCCAAGGGCAAGGTGACCCCCCAGCAGTTGGCCCAGCCCCTGGGCAGCGGGGCCACGGTCATCGAAGTGCCCGGCGTCTTTGACGATTGCATGAAGGTCGTCGAGCATCTGGCCGACAACTACCGCGTGGCGCTGCTCAATTCCAAAAACGCCTGGCGCATCCTCGGCCAGGAATCCTACGCCTTCGAAGTGGCCCAGTGGTACGGCTGGGACACCTACCGCAAATGCGTGTTCGTGCCCATCGGCAACGCCGGCAACGTCACGGCCATCATGGGCGGCTTTTTAAAGCTCAAAAAGCTCGGCATCATCCGCTCCCTGCCGCGCATCTTCGGTGTGCAGTCCCACCACGCCGACCCGGTTTTCCAGTATTATGATGAGGCCGATCCGGCCAAGCGCGAGTTTAGGGCCGTGCCCGTCACCCCCAGCGCCGCCCAGGCGGCCATGATCGGCAACCCGGTTTCGTTTCCGCGCGTGGCCCATTTCGCCAAGGAATACGAAAAGATCGGCGGCCCCGGCAGCTTCCAGGTGGTGCAGGTCACCGAGCAGGCCATCGTCGAAGGCATGCTTCTGGCCAACCGCCACGGCCACATCAGCTGCACCCAGGGCGGCGAATGCCTGGCCGGCCTGCAAAAGGCCAAGGAGCTTGGGCTCATCGAAGCCTCCGAAGAAGCCATCCTCGACGCCACCGCCCACCACCTCAAATTCATCGGCTTCCAGGAAATGTACTTCGAGGACAGCTTCCCCGCCGCCTACGGCGTCAAGGCCGACCCCAAGTACGTCAACCGGCCGCGCTCCATCATGACCGACGCCGACAAGGCGGCGCTCACTCCCGAAGACTACACCGCCAAGGCCGCCTCGGCCATTGTCGAAAGCTTGGGCCTGGCGCGTAAATGA
- a CDS encoding DUF456 domain-containing protein, with translation MSLVALAVFLLVLLGCLTLHVFGLPGNWALLGLVILWDMFHPELHLGFGFYALLVCVALAGEAVELFAQLFGAKRYGASGKGNLGGFLGAFGGALCGAPFFLGLGALFGAVAGAFFGCYMFERLHGRDDAEARRAALGALYGKVFGLTAKVACGVVMWTASARELWPA, from the coding sequence GTGAGCCTTGTCGCCCTGGCCGTTTTCCTCCTGGTCCTGCTCGGCTGCCTGACGCTCCACGTCTTTGGCTTGCCGGGAAACTGGGCGCTTTTGGGCCTGGTCATCCTGTGGGACATGTTCCACCCGGAGTTGCACCTGGGATTTGGGTTTTACGCCCTGCTCGTGTGCGTGGCCCTGGCTGGCGAGGCGGTGGAACTCTTTGCCCAGCTTTTCGGGGCCAAACGCTACGGAGCCAGCGGCAAGGGCAACCTGGGCGGCTTTCTGGGAGCCTTTGGCGGGGCGCTGTGCGGCGCGCCGTTTTTCCTGGGCCTTGGGGCTCTTTTCGGGGCCGTTGCCGGGGCGTTTTTCGGCTGTTATATGTTCGAGCGGCTGCATGGCCGCGACGACGCCGAGGCCCGGCGCGCCGCCCTGGGAGCCCTGTACGGCAAGGTCTTTGGCCTCACGGCCAAAGTGGCCTGCGGCGTCGTCATGTGGACGGCCAGCGCCCGGGAACTCTGGCCGGCCTGA